A stretch of the Plasmodium berghei ANKA genome assembly, chromosome: 10 genome encodes the following:
- a CDS encoding exosome complex component RRP41, putative produces the protein MAPLEYINEEGYRLDGRKCNEYRLIKINMGNQNIFNDADGFAFYEIGNTKILSYIQGPTELKKTDEKCSIKCDVFLSPFNVYDKRKKKTKDNITNEISAYIRNICENIILLDLYKNSEINIFLYIIERDGGIKHAAINTCILALIDAGIAIKYFISACSVLYLQNKIIVDGNQLEINSGSPELTMVIELNTHKIILLEFDAEVPIDIFESMVQTCIDSCVNIGRVMQLTVKENAIGLLCLNNLLTN, from the coding sequence ATGGCACCTCTAGAATACATAAATGAGGAGGGTTATCGACTTGATGGGAGGAAATGTAACGAATATagattaataaaaataaatatgggGAATcagaatatatttaatgatGCAGACGGTTTTGCATTTTATGAGATTGGGAATACAAAGATATTGTCATATATTCAAGGCCCAACAgaactaaaaaaaacagatgAAAAATGTTCAATAAAATGTgatgtttttttatcaccatttaatgtatatgataaaagaaaaaaaaaaacaaaagataatataacaaatgaaataagcgcgtatataagaaatatttgtgaaaatattatattattagatttatataaaaattctgaaataaatatttttttatacataataGAAAGAGATGGGGGTATAAAACATGCCGCAATTAATACATGTATATTAGCATTAATCGATGCTGGTATTgcaattaaatattttatatcaGCATGCTcagttttatatttgcaaaataaaataatagtagACGGTAACCAATTGGAAATTAACTCAGGATCCCCTGAACTGACAATGGTTATTGAATTAAATACacacaaaattattttattagaGTTTGATGCTGAAGTTCCAATTGATATTTTCGAATCAATGGTTCAAACATGTATTGATAGTTGTGTTAACATAGGTAGAGTTATGCAGTTAACTGTTAAAGAAAATGCCATAGGGTTACTatgtttaaataatttattgactaattaa
- a CDS encoding leucine-rich repeat protein, translating to MEKAINERIEKWKKENTTDNKEVKNENAYESITELILDGKKFNTIKSEDIELLKNFKNLERLCLNQTGIQNLGSIPTMESLTVLELTDNHLSTVDILKHITTSFPNLKTLEIGGNHFKNIKDFETLKDLKQLTRLGVQFNPFSDDSNYRKELFEVLPNVKIIDCYNKDGVEVLSSDEEDEEEEYEEEDNTLKNFYEADFKEEDDEDEEFVPNDNEDEEDDELDDDLEEEEIDELNKEEDFDGETKDSENDPKEEKNNKRKQDSLENNDNEIDTKKTKVE from the coding sequence atggaaaaggCAATTAACGAAAGGATcgaaaaatggaaaaaagaaaatactACTGATAACAAGGaagtaaaaaatgaaaatgcaTATGAAAGTATAACTGAATTAATTTTAGATGGAAAGAAATTTAATACTATAAAAAGCGAAGATattgaattattaaaaaacttCAAAAATTTAGAAAGATTATGTTTAAATCAAACAGGTATACAAAACTTAGGAAGTATACCAACTATGGAATCTCTAACTGTTTTAGAATTAACAGACAATCATTTAAGCACAgttgatatattaaaacatattacAACATCATTTCCAAATCTTAAAACATTAGAAATAGGAGGGaatcattttaaaaatataaaagatttTGAAACATTAAAAGatttaaaacaattaaCTCGTTTAGGAGTACAATTTAATCCATTTTCAGACGATTCTAATTATCGAAAGGAATTATTTGAAGTTTTACCAAATGTTAAGATAATAGATTGTTATAATAAAGATGGTGTTGAAGTTTTAAGCTCTGATGAAGAAGATGAGGAAGAAGAATATGAAGAAGAAGATAacacattaaaaaatttttatgaagCTGATTTTAAAGAAGAAGATGATGAAGATGAAGAATTTGTTCCAAATGATAATGAAGATGAAGAAGATGATGAATTAGATGATGATTTAGAAGAAGAAGAAATTGATGAActaaataaagaagaagATTTTGATGGGGAAACTAAAGATAGTGAAAATGACCCAAAAGaggaaaaaaacaataaaagaaaacaaGATTCcttagaaaataatgacaATGAAATTGATACTAAGAAAACAAAAGTCGAATGA
- a CDS encoding DNA mismatch repair protein MSH2, putative: MENNETVEINNDEILCLFIDTKKYQKTIGVCFYNYLKCEFLMTEFIDNGYFTALESLFIQKRPCKCFFNSTTDLVDEEKVLNLFKMCNIEPILTDKKKYDITNLKEELKLIIPQNDDIRNYDKHLELENASKCLMVLINYLKFKENEDINYQCSINIYNMNLYMRLDKAAITALNILPNKKNTHSYNNNTSLLKFLDKCNTSIGSKKLVSWLTQPLTNALEINQRLNIVETFINEDDIRNSVFCNYLKRIPELDKLNHYLKEINKNNDIRVNSKYNEEMILKDIVKLYYAILDFKQIYFLLVSINGKHKETLNEILIKPLHDILNKFSKFLDMIEMTIDLKEIEENKVYLISKHFDSELEQIYNEKSALMKKIKNHKEDVEKDLFSDKHDRRNKKAMREDIKLIECNTNGFLFRVCKKDCPLVQQQKKKYLPIRMNKNEFLFTTNTLKNLCREYEHCLSIYNTLQSEIVKKTICAVSTYTPVIEKFMDVVSTLDVLVSFSVVCYNSPFTYVRPALVKNGENVIMKKSRHPLLELQHNISNFIPNDIHMNKNKSRLIIVTGPNMGGKSTYIRQIAIICILAQIGMFVPCDFCEIPIFTQIMCRVGASDFQLKGISTFLSEMIEASAIIKNADNNSLIIVDELGRGTSTYEGLGISWSIGKYILDNIKCFCLFATHFHEMSNIAYQCEGVINRHIETIIDQKNKKICFLYEIKDGASNKSYGVNVAEIAKLPKDVIQKAYEKVEELESAENKYYLKEKLNIDTSSSTNEKYKNNISNYVKIKDEINYIFSSTDESEFIKRFISKKAYLKELTI, translated from the coding sequence atgGAAAATAACGAAACAGTTGAGATAAACaatgatgaaatattatGCTTATTTATAGATACGAAGAAGTATCAGAAAACGATAGGtgtttgtttttataattatttaaaatgtgAATTTTTAATGACTGAATTTATTGACAATGGATATTTTACTGCCTTAGAATCGTTGTTTATACAGAAAAGACCATGTAagtgtttttttaatagtaCCACTGATTTAGTTGATGAAGAGAAagttttaaatttatttaagaTGTGTAATATAGAACCTATTTTAacagataaaaaaaaatatgatataacaaatttaaaagaagaattaaaattaataataccACAAAACGACGACATTCGAAATTACGATAAACATTTAGAATTAGAGAATGCAAGTAAATGTTTAATGgtgttaataaattatttaaaatttaaagaaaatgaagatataaattatcaatgcagtattaatatatataatatgaatttatatatgagaTTAGATAAGGCTGCTATTACTGCATTAAATATCCttccaaataaaaaaaatacgcatagttataataataatacaagcttattaaaatttttagaTAAATGCAACACTTCTATTGGATCTAAAAAATTAGTTTCTTGGTTAACCCAGCCATTAACAAATGCTTTAGAAATTAATCAAAGATTAAATATTGTTGAAACATTTATAAACGAAGATGATATACGTAATAGCGTTTTTTGTAACTATTTAAAAAGGATACCTGAATTAGATAAATTAAATCATTACctaaaagaaataaataagaataatGATATCAGAGTAAAttctaaatataatgaagaaatgatattaaaagacattgtaaaattatattacgCAATTTTAgattttaaacaaatatattttttattagtatCTATTAATGGAAAACATAAAGAAACATTAAATGAAATTCTTATTAAACCATTAcatgatatattaaataaattttcaaaattctTAGATATGATTGAAATGACTATtgatttaaaagaaattgaagaaaataaagtttatttaatttcaaAACATTTCGATTCAGAACTagaacaaatatataatgaaaaaagtgcattaatgaaaaaaattaaaaatcaTAAAGAAGATGTCGAAAAAGATTTATTTTCTGATAAACATGATAGACGTAATAAAAAAGCAATGAGAGAagatattaaattaatagaaTGTAATACTAATGGATTCTTATTTCGAGTATGTAAAAAAGATTGTCCTTTAGTTCaacaacaaaaaaaaaaatatttaccAATACGTATGAATAAAAacgaatttttatttacaacaaatactttaaaaaatttatgtagAGAATATGAACATTGTTTAAGTATTTATAATACACTGCAATCagaaattgtaaaaaaaacaatatgcGCTGTATCTACATATACCCCTGtaattgaaaaatttatgGATGTAGTATCTACGTTAGATGTGTTAGTATCATTTTCTGTTGTTTGTTATAATTCACCTTTTACATATGTTAGACCAGCATTAGTTAAAAATGGAGAAAATgttattatgaaaaaatcgAGGCATCCGTTATTAGAATTACAACATAATATAAGTAATTTTATACCCAATGATATacatatgaataaaaacaaaagtaGATTAATAATAGTTACAGGACCAAATATGGGAGGAAAAAGTACATATATCAGACAAATAGctataatatgtatattagCACAAATAGGAATGTTTGTTCCATGTGATTTTTGTGAAATACCAATTTTTACTCAAATTATGTGTCGAGTAGGTGCATCTGATTTTCAATTAAAAGGAATTTCAACTTTCTTATCAGAAATGATAGAAGCATCAgcaattataaaaaatgctgATAATAATTCACTAATTATCGTTGACGAATTAGGTAGAGGAACATCTACATATGAAGGGTTAGGAATAAGTTGGTCTattggaaaatatattttagataacataaaatgtttttgtttattcGCTACTCATTTTCATGAAATGTCAAACATAGCTTATCAATGCGAAGGTGTGATTAACAGACATATTGAAACAATAATTGAtcaaaaaaacaaaaaaatatgctttCTATACGAAATTAAAGATGGTGCATCCAATAAAAGTTATGGTGTAAATGTAGCTGAAATAGCTAAACTTCCTAAAGATGTTATACAAAAGGCATATGAAAAAGTAGAAGAATTAGAATCCgctgaaaataaatactatttaaaagaaaaattaaatattgaCACTTCCTCTAGCAccaatgaaaaatataaaaataatatttccaATTACGTGAAAATTAAAGatgaaattaattatattttttcttcaacGGATGAAAGTGAGTTCATCAAACGATTTATATCCAAAAAGGCGTATCTCAAGGAGCTCaccatttaa
- a CDS encoding WW domain-binding protein 11, putative: MKFSQISKEDWKKNKIPTDTYRKQQKKKERKKKKKERNEQLEKIISKKNPYVVKEKLDILKKKESQGKLLPFEKKKKKQYEGLWNLIKEKVKNKSYVYNNNGVVYNINDNENKCEEELSKTISDTDSNINNENDTNSFESSYYSHNETIKSESDKDENNFLDELPSLPNGLPNECIEEYTRLYENGCLNSNSISNTNNYYYYQFEVPDKNNNISKGYMHNQLLHNNNSNANVYQAYLVNYYYNSYAQHYNNLIYNNNYMNTQYTKEPISNSIKNSDIKSNDFVNTYNNKEKTNFTSNLVIEKNDKENDILNIANNNDKQLIFTENIESNNAKECDNYSVTEGEVANNINQKNSEKNNNGTYEVPNLNDANYPNYYMNYYKNFNMYMNNAFNKINKSNNINPIQNNPNNYYYNYSFNYNNVNNNIPSPPGYNNIQNSFINNNNNINSGFKNNMNSKNFPNKGKRHNNNYGDAKNIAYSSPKKNKTGNSNIFYKNSSNNINMNIHESNENENENENKNSDVHNFNAPTKEKENNIQYFVPINLRVKNKLNDLCETKINVVDNKNKNYGKNDDKNSDKNINIDMEYNKFIKEVDMN; encoded by the coding sequence ATGAAGTTCAGTCAAATATCGAAGGAAgattggaaaaaaaataagattCCAACTGATACATATCGAAAACAGCAAAAGAagaaagaaagaaaaaaaaaaaaaaaagaaagaaatgaacaattagaaaaaattataagtaaaaaaaacCCTTACGTagttaaagaaaaattagatattcttaaaaaaaaagaaagccaaggaaaattattaccatttgaaaaaaaaaaaaaaaaacaatatgaaGGATTATggaatttaataaaagaaaaagtaaaaaataaaagttatgtatataataataatggagtagtatataatataaatgataatgaaaataaatgtgaAGAGGAATTATCTAAAACGATATCAGATACCGATTCAAATAtcaataatgaaaatgatacaAATTCATTTGAATCATCATATTATTCACATAATGAAACAATAAAAAGTGAGAGTGATAAAGacgaaaataattttttggaTGAATTACCATCTTTACCTAACGGGTTACCAAATGAATGTATAGAAGAATATACACGGttatatgaaaatggaTGTTTGAATTCTAACTCTATTTCTAATACaaacaattattattattatcaatttGAAGTACCTGacaaaaataacaatatttcTAAAGGTTATATGCATAACCAACTActtcataataataacagtAATGCAAATGTATATCAAGCATATTTAgtgaattattattacaattcATATGCACAACATTATAATAACTTAATTTATaacaataattatatgaacaCACAATATACAAAAGAACCCATATCCaattctataaaaaatagtgatataaaaagtaaTGACTTtgttaatacatataataataaagaaaaaacaaattttacaAGTAATTTAgtaattgaaaaaaatgataaagaaaatgacATTTTGAATATAGCCAACAATAATGATAAGCAATTAATCTTTACTGAAAATATTGAATCAAACAATGCTAAGGAATGTGATAATTATAGTGTTACAGAAGGGGAGGTAGccaataatataaatcagaaaaatagtgaaaaaaataataatggtaCATACGAAGTACCTAACTTGAATGATGCGAACTATCCAAACTATTAcatgaattattataaaaattttaatatgtatatgaataatgcatttaacaaaattaacaaaagcaataatataaaccctatacaaaataatccAAATAACTATTACTATAattattcttttaattataataatgtgAACAATAATATTCCATCACCACCgggatataataatattcaaaacagttttataaataacaataataatataaattcgggttttaaaaataatatgaactCCAAAAATTTTCCAAATAAAGGAAAAagacataataataattatggtgatgcaaaaaatattgcatATTCATcaccaaaaaaaaataaaacaggAAATagtaacattttttataaaaattcttcaaataatataaatatgaatattcatgaatcaaatgaaaatgaaaatgaaaatgaaaataaaaatagtgatgtacataattttaatgcACCGActaaagaaaaagaaaataatatacaataCTTTGTTCCTATCAATTTAagagtaaaaaataaattaaatgatttatgtgaaacaaaaattaatgtagttgacaacaaaaataaaaattatggtaaaaatgatgataaaaatagtgataaaaacattaatatagacatggaatataataaatttattaaggAAGTAgatatgaattaa
- a CDS encoding major facilitator superfamily domain-containing protein, putative produces MEKKKYNTKQFYSMINNLFPKTNLQYTYINTFILCLFFTFIHKYLDQTLPSLYKSIEKDFNIDVKTLYYMNTIYKLAYSGSNFFFAIFFDFSFKKILCFKHNENSANLAKSPNQSNNDHSGKIQYEVNFNNENEFKDIGKLNNDGKKGKQKGEKNNKSKYENEKIFNNNKSYVNSFSLQDEITISEYEYTLNVLFISLIIYIIVIFGITISNNYMYIFFFLFIMGMNNSCIYILIQKIYTNNVFSENRSTIYGFLHFFTSISHMLSIFINTNLSNKLYFGFKGWRLCYFIILLFPFLVSIFLFKLIKNNNLKKEAIQNRNLSFMAPLEKLTDMDSLNYKQNFKRKNKHSNGKENEINEERVLLLTGNEQPWNTSSKMNMQIKNLENIGEYNITEMVRPCNDEVKGTITNISKNEINNKSIKNRISENTSDDNHSISIFQKNEHDSLISKEKKKKKIIYEFAYLYEIKYVLKNYSFWIIISMGMLNGIPKHVLSLMIYFFQYCNISDFKSGFIISVSWLCASIVSPFIGIISDYIYKLNKDINRQLIGMCTHFLRIILMFIMFFFVPKEPESFIYFIIISLFMGILSGWVNIGAHKPILIEIVKQKHTAFVMSLMSAFENIGSSILGTILLDFFLNKYNYIDKRKVNYITPSINKHNVNILSHILLIMTCVPWLISFGLLYILKYTYKKDKIYNNII; encoded by the coding sequence atggaaaaaaaaaaatataataccaAACAATTTTACTCGatgataaataatttattccCTAAAACAAACTTGcagtatacatatataaatacatttatattatgtcTATTCTTTACATTTATACATAAGTATCTAGATCAAACATTACCATCATTATATAAGTCAATTGAAAAGGATTTTAATATTGATGTTAAaactttatattatatgaataccATTTATAAATTAGCATATTCTGgatcaaattttttttttgcaatttttttcgatttttcttttaaaaaaattttatgttttaaacataatgaaaatagtgCAAATTTAGCCAAAAGTCCAAACCAAAGCAACAATGATCATTCTGGTAAAATTCAATATGAagtaaattttaataatgaaaatgaatttaaagatattggaaaattaaataatgatggGAAAAAAGGCAAGCAAAAaggagaaaaaaataataaaagcaaatatgaaaatgaaaaaatatttaataacaataaatcTTATGtaaattcattttctttacaAGATGAAATAACTATAAGTGAATATGAGTATACATTAAATgttctttttatttcactaataatttatataatagttATATTTGGAATTACTATTtctaataattatatgtatatatttttttttttatttatcatgGGCATGAATAAttcatgtatatatatattaatacaaaaaatatatactaatAATGTATTTAGTGAAAATAGAAGCACCATATATGGTTTTCTACATTTTTTCACATCAATATCTCACATGCtatcaatatttataaatacaaatttaagTAATAAATTGTATTTTGGATTTAAAGGGTGGCGtctttgttattttattattttactttttccATTCCTtgtttcaatatttttattcaagttaattaaaaataataacctAAAAAAGGAAGCAATTCAAAATCGAAATCTCTCATTTATGGCACCCCTTGAAAAATTGACAGATATGGATAGTCTgaattataaacaaaacttcaaaagaaaaaacaagCATTCAAATGGAAaggaaaatgaaattaatgAGGAAAGGGTTCTTTTACTTACTGGAAATGAACAACCATGGAATACAAGTtcaaaaatgaatatgcaaattaaaaatttagaaaatattggagaatataatattactGAAATGGTGCGTCCATGCAATGACGAGGTTAAAGGAACTATTACTAATATATCGAagaatgaaataaataataaatcaataaaaaatcgCATTAGCGAAAATACAAGTGATGATAATCATTCTATTtcaatttttcaaaaaaatgaacatgATAGTTTAATatcaaaagaaaaaaaaaaaaaaaaaattatatatgaatttgcatatttatatgaaataaaatatgttttaaaaaattatagttTTTGGATAATTATATCTATGGGAATGTTAAATGGAATACCAAAGCATGTTTTAAgtttaatgatatatttttttcaatattgCAATATTTCAGATTTCAAAAGTGGGTTTATTATATCAGTAAGTTGGTTATGTGCAAGTATAGTATCTCCATTTATTGGTATTATAAGtgattatatttataaattaaataaagatataaatagGCAATTAATAGGTATGTGCACACACTTTTTaagaattatattaatgtttattatgtttttttttgttccaAAAGAACCAGaatcttttatatattttataatcatttctttatttatggGAATATTAAGTGGGTGGGTAAATATCGGTGCACATAAGCCAATATTAATTGAAATTGTTAAACAAAAACACACAGCTTTTGTAATGTCATTAATGAGTGCGTTTGAAAATATAGGATCCTCAATTTTAGGTACAATTCTTttggatttttttttaaataaatataattacattgataaaagaaaagtaaattatataacaccatctataaataaacataatgTCAATATTTTATCTCATATATTGCTAATTATGACTTGTGTTCCCTGGCTGATTTCTTTTGgtcttttatatattcttaaatatacatataaaaaagataaaatatacaacaatataatttaa
- a CDS encoding CorA-like Mg2+ transporter protein, putative, which produces MSKGKKWNKPLLNESDTDEEIVKYDEEKEGEHNIKMKNLSQPSTIYELNNSPKNNEKKMKIENKYMNCLKSRLKKKENCEISIYNSILDDENSKDKESFLNDKLYFCRKNCNIQICNEKEPNIKSAHFKGRIKCFNKYLKHHVHKISNGENVHYLLQSHELLKIVHHIKGEDIPINSSGLAQYRDIRQLLSSNNNTRFEISPKRNCVLINLPYRKCIIFKDLLLYIPTFTNNPIPEIVKKEEKSCKCFIENSKLISTIKDSLPFEILILESIFVDIYEELKNEIEPVICETEKLFDIISNNPSIFKCINKLTDMRRKLKIIDEKVQSVYKAMHVVLSNDDDIRRLEVSYFEDKPEMWEKCELTPYNEDTEMLLEYYCHEIEEFLKIIHRTDESLDDVLQMVELNLDDARNNVLKLELGLKIYGIIIAVVGTIAGIFGMNLKNGFEGEQYIFWTLALFLMFITSCCLFYVIISFKKVNI; this is translated from the coding sequence atgtcaAAAGgtaaaaaatggaataaaCCATTGCTAAACGAAAGCGATACTGATGAGgaaattgtaaaatatgatgaagaaaaagaGGGGGAGCATAATATaaagatgaaaaatttATCACAACCGTCTACAATCTATGAATTGAATAACTctccaaaaaataatgaaaagaaaatgaaaatagaaaataaatatatgaattgtCTAAAATCTcgacttaaaaaaaaagaaaactgTGAAATttccatatataatagtattTTAGATGATGAAAATTCAAAAGACAAAGAATCgtttttaaatgataagttatatttttgcagAAAAAACTGTAATATACAAATCtgtaatgaaaaagaaCCCAATATAAAAAGTGCACATTTTAAAGGTAgaataaaatgttttaataaatatttaaaacatcatgttcataaaataagtaACGGAGAAAATGTTCATTATCTTCTACAATCCCATGAATTACTAAAAATTGTGCATCATATAAAAGGAGAAGATATTCCTATAAATTCAAGTGGATTAGCACAATATAGAGACATAAGACAATTGTTATcaagtaataataacacAAGATTTGAAATATCACCTAAACGAAATTGTgtgttaataaatttgccatatagaaaatgtattatatttaaagatttgttattatatatccCCACATTTACAAATAACCCTATACCtgaaatagtaaaaaagGAAGAGAAATCATGTAAATGCTTTATTGAAAATAGTAAACTTATATCTACAATTAAAGATTCATTACcttttgaaatattaattttagaATCTATATTTGttgatatatatgaagaattaaaaaatgaaattgaACCTGTAATATGTGAAacagaaaaattattcgATATAATAAGTAACAATCCAAGCATATTTAAAtgtataaacaaattaacaGATATGAgaagaaaattaaaaataattgatgAAAAGGTACAAAGTGTTTATAAAGCTATGCATGTTGTTTTAAGTAATGATGATGATATAAGAAGATTAGAAGTTTCCTATTTTGAAGATAAACCAGAAATGTGGGAAAAATGTGAATTAACACCATATAATGAAGACACTGAAATGTTACTTGAATATTATTGTCATGAAATTGaagaatttttaaaaataatccATCGAACAGATGAATCTTTAGATGATGTATTACAAATGGTTGAATTAAATTTAGATGATGCACGaaataatgttttaaaattagAGTTGGGGCTAAAGATATATGGAATTATTATAGCCGTTGTTGGTACAATAGCAGGAATTTTTGgaatgaatttaaaaaatggattTGAAGGTGAACAATACATTTTTTGGACACTagcattatttttaatgtttaTTACATCAtgttgtttattttatgttattatatcttttaaaaaagttaacatttaa
- a CDS encoding proliferation-associated protein 2g4, putative, translated as MELTTQNKTDEIDLEKYAFSGSIANLTLKKIIEKCIDGAKIYELCEFGDKFMKAELDKVFTKKEKGNKIEKGISFPVTINVNEVCNNYSPSADCDEIIKNGDIVKISLGCHIDGHISIVGHTIYVGNENESIEGSKAEILKNSHILAQLFLKSLKVGVYASDITKNIQKACNDLKCNVIPNCVTYQIKKYILEGSKFILLKENPENKVDDFQIQPDDIYIIDVMVTTGDGKIKESDYKTTIYKREVQRNYQLKTNLGRSFINEVNKNYPIFPFHLKFLDDQRASLIGIPEAMRHDLIKPYTVYTEKKKEYVSQFKYTVMVKEDGVKQFTGIKCPQINKCKTANTIQDEALKNILNSSGGKKKKDKLKNSEEATETAN; from the exons ATGGAACTAACAACTCAAAATAAAACCGATGAAATTGATTTAGAAAAGTATGCCTTTTCAGGTTCAATAGCCAATTTAActttaaagaaaattatagaaaaatgTATAGACG GCgccaaaatatatgaactATGCGAATTTGGGGATAAATTTATGAAAGCAGAATTAGATAAAGTATtcacaaaaaaagaaaaaggaaataaaattgaaaaaggAATTAGTTTTCCAGTAACGATTAATGTAAATGAAGtatgtaataattattCACCAAGTGCTGACTGtgatgaaataataaaaaatggtgatattgtaaaaatatcgTTAGGATGCCATATAGATGGACATATAAGCATAGTTGGGCATACAATATATGTTggtaatgaaaatgaatcaATAGAAGGATCTAAAGctgaaatattaaaaaattctcATATTTTAGctcaattatttttaaaaagtttaAAAGTGGGTGTATATGCAAGtgatataacaaaaaatattcaaaaagcTTGTAATGATTTAAAATGTAATGTAATACCTAATTGTGTTACGtatcaaattaaaaaatatattttagaaggtagcaaatttatattattaaaagaaaatccAGAAAATAAAGTTGATGATTTTCAAATTCAACCagatgatatatatataattgatgTTATGGTTACAACTGGTGAcggaaaaattaaagaaagtGATTATAAAACAACTATTTATAAAAGAGAAGTACAAAGAAATTACCAATTAAAAACCAATTTAGGACGATCGTTTATAAATGAAGTCAACAAAAACTATCctatttttccatttcatttaaaatttttagaCGATCAAAGGGCATCTTTAATTGGTATACCCGAAGCAATGAGGCatgatttaataaaacCATATACTGTATatacagaaaaaaaaaaagaatatgtTTCCCAATTTAAATACACCGTTATGGTTAAAGAAGATGGAGTAAAACAATTTACTGGTATTAAATGCCCACAAATTAACAAATGTAAAACTGCTAATACAATTCAAGATGAagctttaaaaaatatattaaattctTCGGGcgggaaaaaaaagaaggataaattaaaaaatagtgaAGAGGCAACAGAAACTGCAAATTAg